The stretch of DNA ATGATGTGACTTACAAACTGAAGGGATATCGGCTCGATATATACCTTATCAGCGATTTCAACATCCGTCATAATCGTTGCAGGGTTTGAGTTGATCAAAATTACCTTGTAGCCCTCTTCTCTCAGGGACAAACAAGCCTGCGTTCCTGCGTAATCGAATTCTGCAGCCTGTCCGATAATGATGGGCCCTGAACCTATTACTAAAATTGTTTTTATATCTGTACGTTTTGCCATTTTCTTTTTTTTATTAGAGTCAAGAATCAAGAGCCAATAGCCAAGATTTTCAGACTTTACTTTAAATTATTTTTAAATGAATAAATCATTTTCTGAATTTCAGAAACTTCATTTAATAACACTTCTATTTTTTCCTCTGGTAAGAGATCCAGTTCTTTTACCAAAATTAGCTGTGTTTGCACTTCAAAAGCAGAGCCTAAGGCTATTGCTAAAAAGTGATTAAATTCTTTATTACTGTTTCTTCCTGAGCCTTCAGCTATATTTGAAGG from Chryseobacterium piperi encodes:
- a CDS encoding four helix bundle protein gives rise to the protein MHNFEKLLFWKKSISLAKHIYEVCQEMNNDEKYGLISQIKRSVISIPSNIAEGSGRNSNKEFNHFLAIALGSAFEVQTQLILVKELDLLPEEKIEVLLNEVSEIQKMIYSFKNNLK